The following coding sequences are from one Rutidosis leptorrhynchoides isolate AG116_Rl617_1_P2 chromosome 11, CSIRO_AGI_Rlap_v1, whole genome shotgun sequence window:
- the LOC139876780 gene encoding protein IQ-DOMAIN 9, whose amino-acid sequence MGSGNWLKNIINCKPRKLKSKKGFSLKSATNGTEPQFQEKSKTTISNRPTKGVGPIDEGIAATRIQTSFRAFKARRTLRHLKGVMRLQTLTNSDFGKKQTTNTLINLQSWSKIQAQIRARRLCMVEDGGIRRKKLENQLKLETKLHDLEVEWSGGCDTKDEAVARIQQREEAAVKRERAMAYAFSHQWRPNSKSISGHNDSELATANWGWSWTDRWIAAQPWENRVLVDLTPKKVNSPANKARRNSSSPSMKNSPNGKNNLKGRKLSYGAATNNENIKTKMLVTQQQ is encoded by the exons ATGGGATCTGGAAACTGGTTAAAGAATATAATCAACTGCAAACCGAGGAAACTAAAGTCAAAGAAG GGTTTTTCATTAAAATCTGCTACTAATGGGACGGAACCCCAATTTCAAGAAAAATCAAAAACTACGATTAGTAATAGGCCTACTAAGGGCGTTGGTCCTATTGACGAGGGTATAGCCGCAACTCGGATCCAAACTTCATTCCGAGCGTTTAAG GCAAGGAGAACTTTAAGGCATTTGAAAGGAGTAATGAGATTGCAGACACTTACAAACAGTGATTTTGGCAAGAAACAAACGACAAACACATTAATAAACCTTCAATCATGGAGCAAGATACAAGCTCAAATCAGAGCTCGCAGACTTTGTATGGTTGAAGACGGAGGGATCAGGCGGAAGAAATTAGAAAATCAGCTGAAGCTCGAGACTAAACTACATGATCTAGAg GTGGAGTGGAGTGGTGGTTGTGATACCAAAGATGAGGCTGTTGCGAGGATACAACAGAGAGAAGAAGCAGCTGTAAAACGTGAGCGAGCTATGGCGTACGCCTTCTCTCATCAG TGGAGGCCAAATTCGAAATCCATTTCTGGCCATAATGATTCAGAACTAGCTACTGCTAACTGGGGTTGGAGTTGGACGGATAGATGGATTGCGGCTCAGCCATGGGAGAATAGAGTCTTGGTTGACTTGACTCCAAAGAAAGTCAACAGCCCGGCAAACAAAGCGCGTAGAAACTCAAGCTCACCATCAATGAAAAATTCACCTAACGGTAAGAACAACTTAAAAGGCCGAAAGTTATCTTATGGGGCAGCCACGAATAACGAAAACATCAAAACCAAAATGTTAGTAACTCAGCAACAGTAA